The Streptomyces sp. NBC_01255 genome window below encodes:
- a CDS encoding N-acetylmuramoyl-L-alanine amidase, translated as MAIIRRSQWGAPATSPATYIGSTRGTKVHYLGTAYASRPHDQCAAYVRQIRASHLADVKEGYVDVAYNYLVCEHGSAFEGRGVHKRTGANGTAALNSQDYAVCALLGSSGLTKPSDAMLHGLRDAIEELREHGRAGTWVGGHRDGHATTCPGDPLYDWVQRGAPRPAAQEPPEPKPAPSPKPPAKPSVDLSRLVAAAKADPPKRGTPVSYYGVKTVESALVAEGLLAREVADGHYGTATVRAYAAWQRRCGYKGPAADGIPGAESLRKLAAKRGFTVTA; from the coding sequence ATGGCGATCATCCGGCGCTCCCAGTGGGGCGCTCCCGCGACCAGCCCGGCCACCTACATCGGTTCGACGCGCGGGACGAAGGTGCACTACCTCGGCACCGCGTACGCGAGCCGCCCGCACGACCAGTGCGCGGCGTACGTCCGCCAGATCCGGGCCTCGCACCTCGCGGACGTCAAGGAGGGCTACGTCGACGTCGCGTACAACTACCTCGTCTGCGAGCACGGCTCCGCGTTCGAGGGCCGCGGGGTCCACAAGCGGACCGGCGCCAATGGCACGGCCGCCCTCAACTCGCAGGACTACGCGGTCTGCGCGCTGCTCGGCTCGTCGGGCCTGACCAAGCCGAGCGACGCCATGCTCCACGGCCTGCGCGACGCAATCGAGGAGCTCCGCGAGCACGGCCGCGCGGGCACGTGGGTCGGCGGGCACCGTGACGGCCACGCCACAACCTGCCCGGGGGACCCGCTGTACGACTGGGTGCAGCGTGGCGCGCCGCGACCGGCCGCCCAGGAGCCCCCGGAGCCGAAGCCTGCGCCGAGCCCGAAGCCGCCGGCGAAGCCGAGCGTGGACCTGTCCCGGCTCGTCGCGGCGGCGAAGGCCGACCCGCCGAAGCGGGGCACGCCGGTGTCGTACTACGGCGTGAAGACGGTCGAGTCCGCGCTCGTGGCCGAGGGTCTGCTCGCGCGTGAGGTTGCTGACGGCCACTACGGCACGGCCACGGTTCGGGCGTACGCCGCGTGGCAGCGCCGGTGTGGCTACAAGGGCCCGGCGGCGGACGGTATCCCGGGCGCCGAGTCGCTGCGGAAGCTGGCCGCGAAGCGCGGTTTCACCGTCACGGCCTGA